TTATTGCCCCGATTTCCCAGAACCAGGGTCAGTGCATCGATCACGATGGATTTCCCTGCTCCAGTTTCTCCGGTAATTACATTTAGTCCTTTATCAAAGTCAATCACCAAATGATCAATTAAGGTATAATCTCGGACAACAAGATTTCTAAGCATGCAGTTCTCCTATTTCATCAACTTTTTAAATTTACCGACAATTTCTTCAATTAGGTCGCGATTTCTAACCAATACAAAGATCGTATCATCGCCTGCAATAGTCCCCACTACCTCACTCCAGTCCATAGAGTCAATGGCTAGCGCTGCCGCCTGGGCCATAGCCGGTAAAGTCCTGATGACAATCATATTTTCGACATAATCAATGGTTAAAACTGATTCTCTGAAGACCGCACTAACGCGCTCATTATAAATCGATCCAATATCTTTTAGCGGTGCATAGTGCTGCTTACCTTCGTAATTCATGACTTTGATCAGTTTCAGTTCTTTAATGTCTCTGGAAATCGTTGCTTGAGTAACAGTAAAACCTGAATCTTTAAGAGCTTGGGCCAATTCTTCCTGGGTTTCAATGAAATTATTTTCAATAATTTCGATGATCTTTAGTTGTCTTGCAACTTTCATTTTTATTCCTCCTATTTGCAGTTAATTTCCACTACTGAGTTTGATGCGTAAACGGTCAAAATAACCAATCTGATTCAAACGGATTAATCTTGTCGTATGAACGGATTTAAATACTTCCACTTCATCCTCTGGAATTAGAGAAAGGGTGGTCTGCCCATCTAATGTCAACATGATGTCATTTTCGCGGTTGCCAAATTTGAGGGTAATTTTCTCATCTTCCGACAGCACATATGACCTGTCATGCAAACGGTGTGGACAGATTGGATTCAAAACCATTACACCCGCTCGCGGGGAAACAACAGGTCCCCCCGCGGCCAGAGAATAACCAGTTGAACCAGTTGGCGTTGAAATCACCAGCCCATCGGCTCTAAATGCGTCAATTTTCGAACCACTGGCATAAGCTTGAATATCCATCATCCTAAACCCTCGACTTTTTACCAGCACATCATTTAAAGCCACATACTTCTTCGATAGGATGCCATTACTTCGCACCATACACCCTAGCATCATTCGTTCTTCAATATAGTAATTCCCATTATTTAACTGATTTAACGCATTTTTATAAGAACTTGCTTCACTTTCTGTTAAAAAGCCCAATTTACCAAGATTAATCCCAAAAATTGGAATTTTATTAAAACAGGTTTGTCTTGCGACATAAAGAAGTGTCCCATCTCCACCTAAAACCAGAATACAATCCGGCTTCTTGAAAAACTGATCTTTATCATAAATAATCACTTTCTGATCCTCACAGCCGATTTGCCCTTTGAGTAAACAGACTGAAAACCCGAATTCCTGAAGTGTTTTTATGCAATCCTCTGCCAAATTTCGACTTTCCGGTTTTTGTAGATTTATATATATGCCTATTTGTTTAATCTGATCTGCCATTTCATTCCTTCAATCTAATTATTTTCCGGATCCCGGTATTGTTTATGTGCTGCTTCCACGATCTCTCTGACTTTACTACCCCAATCAGGAAGTTCGCTATTCTCGCAATTTTTTATATATACTAAAAACTCAATATTTCCTTTGGCCCCTTGGATCGGCGAATAATCGAGATTTAAAACGGTTATCCCTGCCGCCTCAATGGCTGATAGGACATGGTTAACAACTTCTTCATGAATTTTTTTATCTCTGATCACGCCTTTTTTCCCAACTTTATCCCGGCCTGCCTCGAATTGAGGTTTAATTAACCAGATTCCTAAACCATCGGGTTTCATGACCATTTTTAGCGCTGGTAAAAGTTTAGTGATCGAAATAAATGAAACATC
This genomic interval from Eubacteriaceae bacterium ES3 contains the following:
- a CDS encoding arginine repressor, coding for MKVARQLKIIEIIENNFIETQEELAQALKDSGFTVTQATISRDIKELKLIKVMNYEGKQHYAPLKDIGSIYNERVSAVFRESVLTIDYVENMIVIRTLPAMAQAAALAIDSMDWSEVVGTIAGDDTIFVLVRNRDLIEEIVGKFKKLMK
- a CDS encoding NAD(+)/NADH kinase; translation: MADQIKQIGIYINLQKPESRNLAEDCIKTLQEFGFSVCLLKGQIGCEDQKVIIYDKDQFFKKPDCILVLGGDGTLLYVARQTCFNKIPIFGINLGKLGFLTESEASSYKNALNQLNNGNYYIEERMMLGCMVRSNGILSKKYVALNDVLVKSRGFRMMDIQAYASGSKIDAFRADGLVISTPTGSTGYSLAAGGPVVSPRAGVMVLNPICPHRLHDRSYVLSEDEKITLKFGNRENDIMLTLDGQTTLSLIPEDEVEVFKSVHTTRLIRLNQIGYFDRLRIKLSSGN